Proteins encoded in a region of the Anopheles aquasalis chromosome 2, idAnoAquaMG_Q_19, whole genome shotgun sequence genome:
- the LOC126574037 gene encoding UHRF1-binding protein 1-like isoform X4: MVSIIKNQLLKHLSRYTKNLSPDKVNLSAFRGEGELSNLQLDENVLTELLELPAWLRLTSAWCNHVSFRISWTKLKSTPIVLTLDEVNITIETCEIARSGTPTAGLSSLAAPQGSYSFIQKVIDGITIAVNTVNVNMKSPAFTASVQMSRIRVESRTPKWLLGDLRVTRLKDPTRGMTLIFKELSWQTVRIEASSTQDLSLTPLRLLTNQARCRITIKKRLSDCSIVASRLVLILDDLLWVLTDSQLKAALHFVDSLTGLIKASTNVVQRVNAQRKLETLPEYQAQLDQSKKQPDTKQLTAAQRYFNMYDVRETSYHFFSQRIDLHLCDDVGVGRSSHPNLAEGGALQISVQGFQIDYYPYHLAKADRSHWPKYRESSIPPALWLEQSLNAFREALLNLSQPNRPPQHASLERTTNFGQQQAPASPSLGQQQQQHQHQQRASVSSMPGTPSGGGSVSGSSTASPMKKHVLDNLAKLMSACVVMKIDEFTLYRVTTSGNKQMPKELISAQNKRKKGDRERVPPDMATLHAEFTYFYYPGDFVFPLPPSKAFVHINPVQVHFHLDSFLWLSSFVLNLHESLLRTSNVTSGLSSPSTPSTSSGAEQQPNIMYMDVKLECIMPRVVFEASPGAPLQRDRPKSMHVEVSRFALTNIRETGASRADLAQAISSLQEGSLVFGSGFPSKPGDLCIVTDRILSHIAATDVMGSGASETERVLPNGVGEVVSPFSNLTRYATWREPRDVWCLKLDPVWVEFYGARSIGPSRAIPFVDAVPVTIWLHGRSDELPAELIDFPTGPASTTERSEASQQQHRMHSNIVNSTKSSDSSLILSVNSLKQSLELDTTTPFSGRDHRWSGGVVEQTNGRAEQLAEKVKRHSVASATVKPPLQQPTEATSLPSVEDSDIDSNRSADLHVIAHVSNLVSVQIDHYQYLFLLRLSEELTELATFLSLDSQRILKAANKEKSIIVGCVIPQVEVSLIMPSQTPGKESSGGDGESVLPDSASLGSGWPNSMDQTRNSNIFSSTDCPSPLATEPPVEVHHHHSNPNTHGYGHNVQIQSVPTTSSTSGVASVETPSSSSVSVQRPATLATASMAIPSAQHAPLQAQPKTRQTNTIPTVVTTTNATDTSSFSRDLNSGLSSMKKGFSHLMTSIDSALKTNTSDDVSDTLSVQSDLSSDSELQRALEDTEKTTDCMDAMFRLNPFGQESAIKMAPIEVASEVCEDPFLTNMSSPSEPSEASSLKRRDLVSMVTFRLTTVEIIRQNVENCSSLRLQVSAISCDECGAIPWDEFQGGHRKNKFEFLSDSLNRRMLTAY; the protein is encoded by the exons TTACACGAAGAATTTATCGCCCGATAAGGTGAACCTGAGCGCATTCCGAGGCGAAGGTGAACTGTCGAACCTGCAGCTGGATGAGAATGTGCTgacggagctgctggagctgccgGCCTGGCTTCGGCTCACGTCCGCCTGGTGCAACCACGTGTCGTTTCGGATATCCTGGACCAAGCTGAAAAGCACCCCGATCGTATTG ACACTAGACGAGGTGAACATAACGATCGAAACATGCGAAATCGCGCGCAGTGGCACACCTACGGCGGGCCTGTCGAGTTTGGCGGCTCCGCAAGGCTCGTACAGTTTCATACAGAAGGTCATCGACGGCATAACGATCGCGGTGAACACGGTGAACGTAAACATGAAAAGCCCGGCCTTTACTGCCTCGGTACAGATGTCCCGAATACGGGTCGAGTCCCGCACACCCAAGTGGCTGCTGGGAGATTTGCGTGTCACCCGCCTAAAGGATCCGACCCGCGGTATGACACTTATCTTCAAGGAACTCTCCTGGCAAACGGTGCGCATCGAGGCAAGCAGCACACAGGACCTGAGCCTCACACCATTGCGGCTGCTAACGAATCAAGCCCGCTGCCGGATAACGATCAAAAAGCGGCTGTCCGATTGTAGCATCGTCGCGAGCCGCCTTGTGCTAATCCTGGACGACCTGCTATGGGTATTGACGGACTCGCAGCTCAAGGCGGCACTTCACTTTGTCGACTCGCTAACCGGGCTTATTAAGGCATCGACCAACGTGGTGCAGCGTGTGAACGCACAACGGAAGCTGGAAACACTGCCCGAGTACCAGGCTCAGCTAGACCAGTCGAAGAAGCAGCCCGACACGAAGCAACTGACCGCGGCCCAGCGTTACTTTAACATGTACGACGTGCGGGAAACGTCGTACCACTTCTTCAGCCAACGTATCGATCTGCACCTCTGCGACGATGTCGGTGTTGGGCGGTCCAGTCACCCGAATCTGGCCGAGGGTGGTGCGTTGCAGATTTCGGTGCAAGGCTTCCAGATCGATTACTACCCGTACCATTTGGCGAAAGCGGACCGATCGCATTGGCCCAA ATACCGTGAATCGAGCATACCGCCTGCACTCTGGCTAGAACAGTCCTTAAATGCCTTCCGGGAAGCCCTTCTAAACCTAagtcaaccgaaccgaccaccaCAGCATGCATCACTGGAAAG AACAACAAACTTCGGTCAGCAGCAAGCACCGGCTTCGCCATCGcttggccaacagcagcagcagcaccaacaccaacaacggGCCTCCGTTAGCTCGATGCCCGGTACACCGAGTGGCGGTGGCTCAgttagcggcagcagcactgcgTCACCGATGAAAAAGCATGTCCTCGACAATTTGGCCAAGCTCATGTCCGCCTGCGTGGTGATGAAGATCGACGAGTTCACGCTGTATCGCGTGACTACCTCCGGTAACAAGCAAATGCCAAAGGAACTGATTTCTG CTCAAAACAAGCGGAAAAAAG GCGATCGGGAACGTGTTCCTCCAGACATGGCGACACTTCATGCCGAGTTCACTTACTTTTACTATCCCGGGGATTTTGTGTTTCCCT TACCACCTTCGAAAGCGTTCGTCCACATCAATCCCGTACAAGTGCACTTTCATCTGGACAGCTTCCTGTGGCTGAGCTCGTTTGTGTTGAACCTGCATGAAAGCCTGCTACGAACGAGCAACGTAACGAGCGGTTTAAGCTCGCCCTCTACGCCATCGACCTCGTCTGGTGCCGAGCAGCAACCGAACATCATGTACATGGACGTAAAGCTCGAGTGCATTATGCCACGCGTTGTATTCGAAGCATCACCGGGTGCTCCGTTGCAACGCGATCGCCCGAAATCGATGCATGTCGAGGTGTCACGCTTTGCGCTGACCAACATACGTGAGACCGGTGCGTCGCGTGCCGACCTTGCCCAAGCTATATCTTCCCTGCAGGAAGGCAGTCTCGTTTTCGGTTCCGGCTTCCCCTCGAAGCCGGGCGATCTGTGCATCGTCACCGATCGCATACTGTCGCACATCGCTGCGACCGATGTGATGGGATCGGGTGCATCGGAAACGGAACGCGTCCTTCCGAATGGGGTCGGTGAGGTAGTGTCACCGTTTAGCAATCTAACTCGGTACGCGACTTGGCGCGAGCCTCGCGATGTATGGTGCTTAAAGCTCGACCCCGTTTGGGTCGAGTTCTATGGTGCGCGATCGATTGGACCAAGCCGAGCGATACCGTTCGTTGATGCCGTCCCGGTTACGATATGGCTCCATGGGCGATCGGACGAGCTGCCGGCGGAACTGATAGACTTTCCAACCGGGCCAGCTAGTACTACGGAGCGGAGCGAAGCTAGTCAGCAACAACATAGAATGCATAGCAATATTGTAAATTCAACCAAATCGAGTGATAGCAGCCTCATCCTGTCCGTCAATAGTTTGAAGCAATCGCTGGAACTGGACACGACGACACCGTTCAGTGGAAGGGATCATCGCTGGAGCGGTGGTGTCGTGGAGCAGACCAATGGCAGGGCGGAGCAGCTAGCAGAGAAAGTGAAACGACATTCCGTGGCATCTGCCACTGTGAAACCACCGCTGCAACAGCCGACCGAGGCCACCAGCTTGCCCTCGGTGGAGGATAGCGACATTGATAGCAATAGATCCGCCGATCTACACGTTATTGCCCATGTTTCCAATCTAGTTAGCGTTCAAATTGATCATTACCAGTATCTGTTCCTTTTGCGGTTGTCGGAAGAGCTGACCGAGCTGGCAACGTTTCTGTCGCTCGATTCACAGCGTATTCTAAAGGCG GCAAATAAAGAGAAGTCCATTATCGTTGGCTGTGTGATACCACAGGTTGAAGTTTCCCTCATAATGCCCTCGCAAACTCCGGGCAAGGAATCAAGCGGCGGAGATGGCGAGAGCGTACTGCCAGATTCGGCAAGTTTAG GTTCCGGATGGCCGAATTCCATGGACCAAACAAGAAATTCTAACATTTTTAGCAGCACCGATTGTCCCTCCCCACTAGCAACCGAACCACCGGTGGaggtccaccatcaccattccaaTCCCAACACTCACGGGTACGG CCATAACGTACAGATTCAGAGCGTACCGACGACCTCGTCCACATCCGGTGTCGCCTCCGTTGAAACGCCCTCCTCATCATCCGTGTCGGTGCAGCGACCTGCCACGCTTGCCACGGCCAGCATGGCCATTCCTTCAGCCCAACATGCCCCCCTTCAAGCACAACCTAAAACCCGCCAAACCAACACCATCCCCACGGTCGTCACGACCACAAATGCCACCGATACATCCTCCTTCTCAAGGGATCTTAATTCTGGCCTAAGCTCGATGAAGAAGGGATTCTCGCATCTGATGACCTCGATCGATTCGGCACTGAAAACGAACACGTCGGACGACGTTAGTGATACACTGTCTGTGCAGTCAGATCTCAGCTCCGACTCGGAGTTACAGCGCGCCCTGGAGGATACGGAAAAAACCACGGACTGCATGGATGCCATGTTCCGGTTGAATCCGTTCGGGCAAGAAAGTGCCatcaaaatggcaccaatTGAGGTGGCAAGCGAAGTTTGTGAAGATCCGTTCCTCACAAACATGTCCTCCCCATCGGAACCGTCCGAAGCGAGTAGCCTGAAGCGGCGCGATCTTGTGTCAATGGTTACCTTTCG ATTAACAACAGTGGAGATTATACGCCAGAACGTGGAAAACTGTTCCTCGCTTCGGTTACAGGTATCCGCTATAAGCTGCGACGAGTGTGGCGCCATTCCTTGGGACGAGTTTCAG GGTGGTCATCGTAAAAACAAG TTTGAGTTTCTTTCTGATTCTCTGAATCGACGGATGTTGACGGCTTATTAA
- the LOC126574037 gene encoding UHRF1-binding protein 1-like isoform X1 has product MVSIIKNQLLKHLSRYTKNLSPDKVNLSAFRGEGELSNLQLDENVLTELLELPAWLRLTSAWCNHVSFRISWTKLKSTPIVLTLDEVNITIETCEIARSGTPTAGLSSLAAPQGSYSFIQKVIDGITIAVNTVNVNMKSPAFTASVQMSRIRVESRTPKWLLGDLRVTRLKDPTRGMTLIFKELSWQTVRIEASSTQDLSLTPLRLLTNQARCRITIKKRLSDCSIVASRLVLILDDLLWVLTDSQLKAALHFVDSLTGLIKASTNVVQRVNAQRKLETLPEYQAQLDQSKKQPDTKQLTAAQRYFNMYDVRETSYHFFSQRIDLHLCDDVGVGRSSHPNLAEGGALQISVQGFQIDYYPYHLAKADRSHWPKYRESSIPPALWLEQSLNAFREALLNLSQPNRPPQHASLERTTNFGQQQAPASPSLGQQQQQHQHQQRASVSSMPGTPSGGGSVSGSSTASPMKKHVLDNLAKLMSACVVMKIDEFTLYRVTTSGNKQMPKELISAQNKRKKGDRERVPPDMATLHAEFTYFYYPGDFVFPLPPSKAFVHINPVQVHFHLDSFLWLSSFVLNLHESLLRTSNVTSGLSSPSTPSTSSGAEQQPNIMYMDVKLECIMPRVVFEASPGAPLQRDRPKSMHVEVSRFALTNIRETGASRADLAQAISSLQEGSLVFGSGFPSKPGDLCIVTDRILSHIAATDVMGSGASETERVLPNGVGEVVSPFSNLTRYATWREPRDVWCLKLDPVWVEFYGARSIGPSRAIPFVDAVPVTIWLHGRSDELPAELIDFPTGPASTTERSEASQQQHRMHSNIVNSTKSSDSSLILSVNSLKQSLELDTTTPFSGRDHRWSGGVVEQTNGRAEQLAEKVKRHSVASATVKPPLQQPTEATSLPSVEDSDIDSNRSADLHVIAHVSNLVSVQIDHYQYLFLLRLSEELTELATFLSLDSQRILKAANKEKSIIVGCVIPQVEVSLIMPSQTPGKESSGGDGESVLPDSASLGSGWPNSMDQTRNSNIFSSTDCPSPLATEPPVEVHHHHSNPNTHGYGHNVQIQSVPTTSSTSGVASVETPSSSSVSVQRPATLATASMAIPSAQHAPLQAQPKTRQTNTIPTVVTTTNATDTSSFSRDLNSGLSSMKKGFSHLMTSIDSALKTNTSDDVSDTLSVQSDLSSDSELQRALEDTEKTTDCMDAMFRLNPFGQESAIKMAPIEVASEVCEDPFLTNMSSPSEPSEASSLKRRDLVSMVTFRLTTVEIIRQNVENCSSLRLQVSAISCDECGAIPWDEFQGGHRKNKTKFGTRCRAWNIAPHNPEAPPCVAIRLEEELTLPADSYQITDKTTILSWFKRKLNVEVKDIDLQLAMSTVVGLGDLAEDEVIPVPIPMEVTVENVKINLIEDRPPVNITSPGAVPINLAIGRVLLTRDEAGVFYVQPTFGSGRTDEPDGGKRKLNRSNTEVRRERDREVKSLHLVLQQLKQDIDSLKKQLTDNEKTSESNRMKVRQENEVLRSYLKAAQDDITTLLDEKRTLMATIQSLQNQLTSLSDQQLSQQQDGKR; this is encoded by the exons TTACACGAAGAATTTATCGCCCGATAAGGTGAACCTGAGCGCATTCCGAGGCGAAGGTGAACTGTCGAACCTGCAGCTGGATGAGAATGTGCTgacggagctgctggagctgccgGCCTGGCTTCGGCTCACGTCCGCCTGGTGCAACCACGTGTCGTTTCGGATATCCTGGACCAAGCTGAAAAGCACCCCGATCGTATTG ACACTAGACGAGGTGAACATAACGATCGAAACATGCGAAATCGCGCGCAGTGGCACACCTACGGCGGGCCTGTCGAGTTTGGCGGCTCCGCAAGGCTCGTACAGTTTCATACAGAAGGTCATCGACGGCATAACGATCGCGGTGAACACGGTGAACGTAAACATGAAAAGCCCGGCCTTTACTGCCTCGGTACAGATGTCCCGAATACGGGTCGAGTCCCGCACACCCAAGTGGCTGCTGGGAGATTTGCGTGTCACCCGCCTAAAGGATCCGACCCGCGGTATGACACTTATCTTCAAGGAACTCTCCTGGCAAACGGTGCGCATCGAGGCAAGCAGCACACAGGACCTGAGCCTCACACCATTGCGGCTGCTAACGAATCAAGCCCGCTGCCGGATAACGATCAAAAAGCGGCTGTCCGATTGTAGCATCGTCGCGAGCCGCCTTGTGCTAATCCTGGACGACCTGCTATGGGTATTGACGGACTCGCAGCTCAAGGCGGCACTTCACTTTGTCGACTCGCTAACCGGGCTTATTAAGGCATCGACCAACGTGGTGCAGCGTGTGAACGCACAACGGAAGCTGGAAACACTGCCCGAGTACCAGGCTCAGCTAGACCAGTCGAAGAAGCAGCCCGACACGAAGCAACTGACCGCGGCCCAGCGTTACTTTAACATGTACGACGTGCGGGAAACGTCGTACCACTTCTTCAGCCAACGTATCGATCTGCACCTCTGCGACGATGTCGGTGTTGGGCGGTCCAGTCACCCGAATCTGGCCGAGGGTGGTGCGTTGCAGATTTCGGTGCAAGGCTTCCAGATCGATTACTACCCGTACCATTTGGCGAAAGCGGACCGATCGCATTGGCCCAA ATACCGTGAATCGAGCATACCGCCTGCACTCTGGCTAGAACAGTCCTTAAATGCCTTCCGGGAAGCCCTTCTAAACCTAagtcaaccgaaccgaccaccaCAGCATGCATCACTGGAAAG AACAACAAACTTCGGTCAGCAGCAAGCACCGGCTTCGCCATCGcttggccaacagcagcagcagcaccaacaccaacaacggGCCTCCGTTAGCTCGATGCCCGGTACACCGAGTGGCGGTGGCTCAgttagcggcagcagcactgcgTCACCGATGAAAAAGCATGTCCTCGACAATTTGGCCAAGCTCATGTCCGCCTGCGTGGTGATGAAGATCGACGAGTTCACGCTGTATCGCGTGACTACCTCCGGTAACAAGCAAATGCCAAAGGAACTGATTTCTG CTCAAAACAAGCGGAAAAAAG GCGATCGGGAACGTGTTCCTCCAGACATGGCGACACTTCATGCCGAGTTCACTTACTTTTACTATCCCGGGGATTTTGTGTTTCCCT TACCACCTTCGAAAGCGTTCGTCCACATCAATCCCGTACAAGTGCACTTTCATCTGGACAGCTTCCTGTGGCTGAGCTCGTTTGTGTTGAACCTGCATGAAAGCCTGCTACGAACGAGCAACGTAACGAGCGGTTTAAGCTCGCCCTCTACGCCATCGACCTCGTCTGGTGCCGAGCAGCAACCGAACATCATGTACATGGACGTAAAGCTCGAGTGCATTATGCCACGCGTTGTATTCGAAGCATCACCGGGTGCTCCGTTGCAACGCGATCGCCCGAAATCGATGCATGTCGAGGTGTCACGCTTTGCGCTGACCAACATACGTGAGACCGGTGCGTCGCGTGCCGACCTTGCCCAAGCTATATCTTCCCTGCAGGAAGGCAGTCTCGTTTTCGGTTCCGGCTTCCCCTCGAAGCCGGGCGATCTGTGCATCGTCACCGATCGCATACTGTCGCACATCGCTGCGACCGATGTGATGGGATCGGGTGCATCGGAAACGGAACGCGTCCTTCCGAATGGGGTCGGTGAGGTAGTGTCACCGTTTAGCAATCTAACTCGGTACGCGACTTGGCGCGAGCCTCGCGATGTATGGTGCTTAAAGCTCGACCCCGTTTGGGTCGAGTTCTATGGTGCGCGATCGATTGGACCAAGCCGAGCGATACCGTTCGTTGATGCCGTCCCGGTTACGATATGGCTCCATGGGCGATCGGACGAGCTGCCGGCGGAACTGATAGACTTTCCAACCGGGCCAGCTAGTACTACGGAGCGGAGCGAAGCTAGTCAGCAACAACATAGAATGCATAGCAATATTGTAAATTCAACCAAATCGAGTGATAGCAGCCTCATCCTGTCCGTCAATAGTTTGAAGCAATCGCTGGAACTGGACACGACGACACCGTTCAGTGGAAGGGATCATCGCTGGAGCGGTGGTGTCGTGGAGCAGACCAATGGCAGGGCGGAGCAGCTAGCAGAGAAAGTGAAACGACATTCCGTGGCATCTGCCACTGTGAAACCACCGCTGCAACAGCCGACCGAGGCCACCAGCTTGCCCTCGGTGGAGGATAGCGACATTGATAGCAATAGATCCGCCGATCTACACGTTATTGCCCATGTTTCCAATCTAGTTAGCGTTCAAATTGATCATTACCAGTATCTGTTCCTTTTGCGGTTGTCGGAAGAGCTGACCGAGCTGGCAACGTTTCTGTCGCTCGATTCACAGCGTATTCTAAAGGCG GCAAATAAAGAGAAGTCCATTATCGTTGGCTGTGTGATACCACAGGTTGAAGTTTCCCTCATAATGCCCTCGCAAACTCCGGGCAAGGAATCAAGCGGCGGAGATGGCGAGAGCGTACTGCCAGATTCGGCAAGTTTAG GTTCCGGATGGCCGAATTCCATGGACCAAACAAGAAATTCTAACATTTTTAGCAGCACCGATTGTCCCTCCCCACTAGCAACCGAACCACCGGTGGaggtccaccatcaccattccaaTCCCAACACTCACGGGTACGG CCATAACGTACAGATTCAGAGCGTACCGACGACCTCGTCCACATCCGGTGTCGCCTCCGTTGAAACGCCCTCCTCATCATCCGTGTCGGTGCAGCGACCTGCCACGCTTGCCACGGCCAGCATGGCCATTCCTTCAGCCCAACATGCCCCCCTTCAAGCACAACCTAAAACCCGCCAAACCAACACCATCCCCACGGTCGTCACGACCACAAATGCCACCGATACATCCTCCTTCTCAAGGGATCTTAATTCTGGCCTAAGCTCGATGAAGAAGGGATTCTCGCATCTGATGACCTCGATCGATTCGGCACTGAAAACGAACACGTCGGACGACGTTAGTGATACACTGTCTGTGCAGTCAGATCTCAGCTCCGACTCGGAGTTACAGCGCGCCCTGGAGGATACGGAAAAAACCACGGACTGCATGGATGCCATGTTCCGGTTGAATCCGTTCGGGCAAGAAAGTGCCatcaaaatggcaccaatTGAGGTGGCAAGCGAAGTTTGTGAAGATCCGTTCCTCACAAACATGTCCTCCCCATCGGAACCGTCCGAAGCGAGTAGCCTGAAGCGGCGCGATCTTGTGTCAATGGTTACCTTTCG ATTAACAACAGTGGAGATTATACGCCAGAACGTGGAAAACTGTTCCTCGCTTCGGTTACAGGTATCCGCTATAAGCTGCGACGAGTGTGGCGCCATTCCTTGGGACGAGTTTCAG GGTGGTCATCGTAAAAACAAG ACCAAGTTCGGAACTAGATGTAGAGCATGGAACATTGCACCGCATAACCCGGAAGCACCGCCTTGTGTTGCGATTAGATTAGAGGAAGAGCTCACCCTGCCGGCCGACTCGTACCAGATCACGGACAAAACGACAATCCTGAG ctggttcAAGCGAAAGCTAAATGTGGAGGTAAAGGATATCGATCTGCAGCTCGCCATGAGCACCGTGGTTGGACTTGGCGATCTAGCCGAAGATGAAGTCATACCGGTGCCAATTCCGATGGAGGTAACAGTGGAGAACGTGAAGATAAACCTGATCGAGGATCGTCCACCGGTAAACATTACCTCGCCCGGGGCTGTCCCGATAAACCTTGCCATCGGACGTGTATTGTTAACGCGCGATGAAGCCGGTGTGTTCTACGTGCAGCCAACTTTTGGTAGTGGCCGTACGGATGAACCAGACGGTGGCAAACGTAAGCTGAACCGATCCAACACCGAGGTTCGCCGTGAACGCGATCGTGAGGTCAAATCATTGCATCTAGTCCTGCAGCAGCTGAAACAAGATATCGATAGTCTGAAAAAGCAACTGACTGACAACGAGAAAACATCGGAAAGCAATAG GATGAAGGTACGGCAGGAGAACGAGGTGCTCCGGTCCTATCTGAAGGCGGCCCAAGACGACATCACAACGCTGCTGGACGAAAAACGGACGCTAATGGCGACGATTCAATCACTCCAGAATCAGCTGACATCGCTCAGCGACCAACAGctgtcgcagcagcaggatggcaAAAGATAG